The genomic DNA CGGATTGACCGGCGAAAAGGGGTCCGCACCCACTTACATTGATATGGTCAGGCACAATATAAAGGCCCTGACCAGCGCGCTTGACCACTAGGGCAGGGGCCACCCCGCCTCGCGTCGCGCGAAAAGCCCGAAGTCGGAGTTCTTATGTCTGAAGCGACCTCCTCCAAAATTCCCGTGACCGTCCTGACCGGCTATCTCGGCGCCGGCAAGACCACGCTTTTGAACCGCATCCTGTCGGAGAACCACGGCAAGAAATACGCCGTCATCGTCAACGAATTCGGCGAGATCGGCATCGACAACGACCTCATCATCGGTGCCGATGAGGAAGTGTTCGAGATGAACAACGGCTGCATCTGCTGCACCGTGCGCGGCGACCTCGTCCGCATCATGGACGGCCTGATGAAGCGCAAGGGCAAGTTCGACGCCATCATCGTCGAGACCACCGGCCTTGCCGATCCCGCCCCTGTCGCCCAGACCTTCTTCGTCGACGAGGACGTGCAGAAGAACGCCCGTCTCGATGCCGTCGTCACGGTCGCCGACGCCAAATGGCTGTCGGACCGTCTGAAGGATGCGCCCGAGGCCAAGAACCAGATCGCCTTTGCCGACGTCATCGTTCTGAACAAGACAGACCTCGTGAGCAAGGGCGAGCTCGCCGAGGTCGAGGCCCGGATCCGCGCCATCAACCCCTATGCGAAGCTGCATCGCACCGAGCGCTGCTCGGTGGCCTTGGCCGACGTGCTCGACCGCGGCGCGTTCGATCTCGACCGCATCCTCGACATCGAGCCGGACTTTTTGGAGGCCGACGATCACGATCACGATCACGACCATGATCACCATCATCACGGCCACGATCATCACCACCATGATCACGGCCACGGCCTGAAGCACTATCACGACGAGGACATGCAATCGCTGTCGCTCAAGACCGACAAGCCGCTCGATCCCAACGTGTTCATGCCTTGGCTGCAGAACCTGGTGCAGGTCGAGGGCGGCAAGATCCTGCGCTCCAAGGGCATCCTCGCCTTCCACGACGACGACGACCGCTACGTCTTCCAGGGCGTCCACATGATGCTGGAGGGTAACCACCAGCGGAAATGGAAGGACGGCGAGCCCCGCGAGAGCCGCCTCGTCTTCATCGGCCGCGAACTGCCGGAGAAGGCCATTCGCGAAGGCTTCGAGAGCTGCATCGTCTCGTGATGAAAGAGTTTACGCCGGCCCCGGATTCCGCCTCGATCGTCTCCGTCACCGATCGCGTCAAGCCTGTGACCCTCGGCATGGGCGTGACCTCCGTGCATTTCCTCAAGGATCGCGCCGCCTTCGTCGGCGGCGAGGAGAACGTCGCCTTCGTCGATGCCAATGGCGAGATCAGCAAGGTCGCCGTGCATGGCGGCGGCATTCTCTCGACCGCGAGCGACGGCAAGCGCATCATCATGGGCGGCGACGACGGCAAGGTCGTCTCGCTCGGCGCCAAGGGCGAGGTGACGCTGCTCGCGACCGACCCGAAGCGGCGCTGGATCGACGCGGTGGCGCTCCATGCTGACGGCGCCTTCGCCTGGTCGGCCGGCAAGGTCGCGACCGTCAAGAGCGGCAAGAACGAGGAGAAGTCGCTCGAGGTGCCCTCGACCGTTGGCGGCCTTGCCTTCGCGCCGAAGGGCCTGCGGCTCGCGATCGCGCATTACAACGGCGCGACGCTGTGGTTTCCGAACATGGAGGGCTCGGCCGAATTCCTGCCCTGGGCCGGTTCGCATCACGCGGTCACGTTCAGCCCGGACAACAAGTTCCTGGTCACGGCGATGCACGAGCCGGCGCTGCACGGCTGGCGGCTCGCCGATAACAGGCACATGCGCATGACCGGCTATCCCGGCCGCGTCCGCTCGATGTCCTGGAGCGCCGGCGGCAAGGGCCTCGCCACCTCGGGCGCCGACACCGTCATCATCTGGCCGTTCGGTAGCAAGGACGGCCCGATGGGCAAGGAGCCCGCGATGCTCGCGCCGC from Bradyrhizobium sp. CCBAU 53351 includes the following:
- a CDS encoding GTP-binding protein, whose amino-acid sequence is MSEATSSKIPVTVLTGYLGAGKTTLLNRILSENHGKKYAVIVNEFGEIGIDNDLIIGADEEVFEMNNGCICCTVRGDLVRIMDGLMKRKGKFDAIIVETTGLADPAPVAQTFFVDEDVQKNARLDAVVTVADAKWLSDRLKDAPEAKNQIAFADVIVLNKTDLVSKGELAEVEARIRAINPYAKLHRTERCSVALADVLDRGAFDLDRILDIEPDFLEADDHDHDHDHDHHHHGHDHHHHDHGHGLKHYHDEDMQSLSLKTDKPLDPNVFMPWLQNLVQVEGGKILRSKGILAFHDDDDRYVFQGVHMMLEGNHQRKWKDGEPRESRLVFIGRELPEKAIREGFESCIVS
- a CDS encoding WD40 repeat domain-containing protein, whose translation is MKEFTPAPDSASIVSVTDRVKPVTLGMGVTSVHFLKDRAAFVGGEENVAFVDANGEISKVAVHGGGILSTASDGKRIIMGGDDGKVVSLGAKGEVTLLATDPKRRWIDAVALHADGAFAWSAGKVATVKSGKNEEKSLEVPSTVGGLAFAPKGLRLAIAHYNGATLWFPNMEGSAEFLPWAGSHHAVTFSPDNKFLVTAMHEPALHGWRLADNRHMRMTGYPGRVRSMSWSAGGKGLATSGADTVIIWPFGSKDGPMGKEPAMLAPLQARVAVVACHPKNDILACGYSDGTVLMVRLEDGAEILVRRNGTPPVAAIAWNAKGTLLAFADENGDGGLLEL